The following DNA comes from Deltaproteobacteria bacterium.
GTCGCCCGCGTTCATCCAGCTCTTCGACCAGACTTCGATACTTAGACCGAAGCCAGCACACAATGGTCTCGTCTCTCATCCCTGCTCTTGTGCAGAGGCTCTCCACTCCGGTCAATCACTATTGCGGCAAGTTGTTTCCTGCCACCGCCTTACCTTGGCGGCATGTCTGCCTCTGTTGGGTAGCAGTTTGTCTCATCTGTCTTTCGTGGGTGGTCATTTCTTTGTGGCTCGCAACTGGCACCCCCCTATCTTATGGCTTCTTGTATTCCCTAGTACGTGAGCTAGCCATTTGGCAGACAAGCATTGCCTCGTCGCATATTAGTCACTCCGTCATAGTTGCATTCATTGCACTCTGTATACTCTGGGGAGGCGTCGCACTCTTTCAGCATTGGTCGCAAATTGTCGAACGGTTTCCATTTTGGCACGCCAAAAGCGTCCCGCTGGCTCTTACCGTAGGGATCGCGTTCTGGCATGGATCACTCCTTTCTTCCTCTTCGCCAACCTTCCAGCTCGCGCTCCTTGCCCCCTGGCTGCAGCAATCGTTCACCGAGACCACAACTCTTGCGAGTCTTGATCCTGCAGCTTTGGCCGAACTCAGTGCCCGACAACGACAAACACAAGCGCATTCCACCCCATCCCCAACCCATGTGCTGTTACTTGTCCTTGAATCCTTCCGTTACCAACCAGACTCACTCTTTGAGACAAAATTCCCTCAAGCATTTCACTTCGACCGCTTTTACGCGCACTATCCGCATTCCGTCAAAACACTCGAATCGCTATTGTTCGGCATCTATCCTTCTCCCACGCAAGTGTCAGCCTCTCTGTCCATTGACAAATACGCAGTCAGTCGAATGACTCCACTTCCTCACATTCTCCGCAGCTATGGTTATACAACGACCTACTACGCCGCCTCAGATCTGCACAATGATAACTATGGCAACACATTACGTGCAGCGGGAATGGAACATACCGAACTCGTTCGTAGTAGCACACCCCTGACGTGGGGCCAGAGCAATGCCAGCACTCTTTTTGCTCGCGTTGCCGAGACGCTCGAAACTGGTGCTCGTGTAGGGAAACCACAATTCATCATGGCCTGGACAGCCGAATGCCATATGCCATACGACTACGCGGAAGAGGAAAATCCCGCGCCGGTCTCACTCCAACGCTATCGTGCGTGTTCTACGTCATTGGCACGAACGGTCGAAGGCTTTATTCAACAACTGACCACTCAGGGACGGCTGAGAGACACCCTCATTGTCATCTTGGGCGATCATGGCGAGGTTTTTCCAGAAGAGAGAAGCGGCGAGATCGGGCATGGACAACATGTGTATGAACCGAGCTTGCACAGCTCACTGCTCGTGTTTCTTCCAAACCGACAAGGTGGAAACCACGATCAGCGGCTATTTCAACCGGTTGACATCCCAACCACCATTTTGTCAGCACTCCATATTCCGCTTCCATCGTCATGGGTCGGACGCGATATCTTCACACCTGCGGAGCCAGGGCGCTCATTTGTGGTGTGTCGGAGCATGCTTGCCAACGGAGCGGTAGCAGTCATCGGTAAATTTAACGGCAAATATGTACGCAATCGTCAAGGACAACCGTTGATGTTCTATGACCTCAATACTGATCCAACCGAACAACAACCGCTTCCGATTTCAGACTCACTTACTGTGCAACTCATTGAAAAAAGAATAGCGACGTATACAGCCTTCGCCACCCACACTTGGGATTCTCTCCGAGTACGAGCGACAGCTGCAGAGCATGAATTTCCCGGTAGTGCCACTGCGCAATGGATGAAAGGATACTGTATTACGATAACCCCAAGCGACAGGGACGGATCTGCGCTCATCTCTCCCACCGATAGCCCAGAATGCAAGATTCGCGTCGGCCCTGGAGATAAACATATATTTCGGGTTTTTCCTCGGACTCCGTTTTTGAACGGGATTCACATCGAGTTGGACCTCAAAATCAATGCTGAAGAAGTGGTCCACGAGAAGACACTCCGTGCTTGGGCAAAAACCTCGGCCATGAAAGAACCGCTCGCCGTCGACGTGCAAAGGCTCGCTGACGTTTGGCAAACCGTGACGTTGGAATTACCTGGAGTCGACCCAGCCTCTGACCCTGCACGCGGACAACTCCCCACGGATGTCGTGATTATGATCGCGCCGGTGGATTGGCCTGTAGGGTACACGCTTCGTTCGGTCAAGATTGCACCACATCAGTGGTATGCGCATTACCCTCTTGGCACGCTGACCAACAAACTCTCACAGTATCTTCAGCCTTGGTTCTCCGTGATCCAATACGAGCAAAGTTCGAGTGAAAGGAGTGGGTAAAGTGATCTACAATCCCACAGTTCTTGCCTCTCTGCCAACACGCGCAGCAACCTTTCAACATGCTCAGCCCTTCAAACACGTTGTGATTGATGATCTTTTTGATGTTCACTTCTTGCAACAACGTGCGGAGGAGTTCTACCCAACAGATGATCCTCGCTGGCAACGATTTGAGAACGATAACGAGGGCAAGCTGGCAGTCAGCAACAGTGAACAGTATCTACCTCCACGAATCAGAGAGTTTGTTCGCGAACTCAACGCTGAACCATTTCTCAAGCACCTGGTGACACTCACGGGCATTGAGGGCTTGATTCCAGATCCCTACCTTGGCGGCGCTGGTATGCACTGCATTCCACGCGGTGGCAAACTCGGCATTCACGCAGACTTCAATATCCATCCCCTGATGCAGCTCGATCGTCGACTGAATCTTTTGATCTATCTCAACAAAGATTGGCAGGAGTCTTACGGTGGACATTTAGAGCTGTGGGATCGCACCATGCAGCACTGCGTTCAGCGTATTCTGCCTCTCTTCAACCGCACGGTGTTGTTCCTCACTGATGACTACAGTTTTCATGGGCACCCGGAACCACTCAACTGTCCACCTGACCGGGTGAGAAAGTCGATCGCGATGTATTACTACACCAACGGGCGACCGGAATCAGAACGACACGCTTCAGGCTCACACGGGACCCTGTTTCAAGCACAGCCACGTCACGATCATCCCACTGCTCTCGTCGCACCAACTGCTGCCTCTGCACAGACACTGAATTCATTCGTCTCCCTTGCTAAGAGGTGGTTGGGATGGAGTCACAAGTAAGATTTCTCTTCGAGTCCTCCTTATCTACAGATGAGCTCTGCTTTTATGATAGAGACTTCTTCAGCTCTGCGAGCAGCATCAATGCCTCCAACGGTGTCGTATGCAACAAATCCACGCCCGCGAGCTTGTCGAGAATGCTCTGCACTTCTTTTCCAAGGTAAGGCGGGCTGTGCCCGCCAGCGATGGCAGACACAGCCTGCCCTACAGGCAAAGTGTTTAGTTTAGGCATCGAGCATAGCTGTAATTCACAATCAGCCAGAATCTCTTTCGCTCGTTCAATCACTTCCGACGGTAAGCCCGCAAGTTTGGCCACGTATACGCCGTAACTTTTCTGTGCTGCGCCAGGGACAACTTTATAGAGGAACGTGACTTCTTCGTTTTCTTCCCGGACCTCAAGGCGCGCATTCGCAATACCGGGAAGCGCATCGGCCAGTCGCGCCAGTTCATGATAGTGCGTGGTAAAGAGCGTTTTCGCTTTAATGTCACGCGCCAGTAGTTCTGCGACCGCGTGCGCAATAGCTTGACCGTCGGAAGTCCCAGTACCGCGACCAACCTCATCAAGGACAATCAGACTCTTCGCGGTTGCTTGCTGTAAGATGTTAGCCGCCTCTTGCATCTCGACCATGAAAGTCGAAAGTCCTCGGGCGAGAAAATCTGCCGCCCCAACACGGGTAAAAATGCGATCGACCACGCCCATCGTTGCTGACTCAGCAGGAATGAAGCTGCCGATCTGGGCAAGAATCACCAACAGTGCTGTCTGTCGCACATACGTACTTTTCCCCGCCGCATTAGGGCCGGTCAGGAGGATCAGGTATGTTTGCTCATCAAGAACAAGGTCATTCGGCACGAAGCTCCCAGTTAGCGCTTCGACAACCGGATGACGCCCCTCAGTAATGTGCACGTCATATTTATCCGTCACAGTAGGGCGTACCCAGTTCTTCTTTGCCGCCACCTCGGCAAGCGAACACAGGACATCAATCGTCCCAACAATATCCGCTGTGAGACGCAGCCGTTCAGCCTGCGAAGCCACCTGTTCGCGCAGGTGCACGAACATTTCATACTCAAGCTCTTTACTGCGATCATTGGCGGACAGGACTTTTTCTTCAAAGCGTTTCAGCTTCTCAGTCACAAAGCGTTCGGCATGGGCCAAGGTCTGACGCCGTTGGTAGGTTTTCGGCACAAGACTGAGGTGAGATTTTGTCACCTCCAAGTAATAGCCAAAGACACGATTGAACCCAACGCGGAGATTGGCAATCGCGGTTCGTTCGCGTTCTTGTTGCTCAAAAGTTGCAAGCCAATCACTCCCGTCTGTTTGAATGGCGCGCAATTCATCAAGTTCAGTCGATGCTCCCGTCCGAATTAGCCCTCCCTCTTTGGCAACCGCACGCGGTTCATCAACCAAGATGCGTTGCAGCTCTTTGTGAATATCCCCAAGTGTATCAAGCTGCTCACGTAGAGCACTCAAGAGCGGGTCAGTTACCGGGTTCAACAGTTCAAGGAGGCGCGGCAGTGGAGCAAGCGAGGAACGCAACGCAGAAAGGTCGCGTGGGGTGGCAATAGCTGACGTAATACGAGAGGTCAGACGTTCAAGATCAAGTATCGTGGCGAGGACAGCCTGTAACTCAATTCGCAAAGTTGCTAGAGTCACCAACCCCGCGATAGCGTCTTGCCGCTGACGGATTTTCTCGACTATCACGAGCGGATGTAACAACCAGTGTCGCAATCGACATTTTCCCATCCGTGTACAGGTAGAATCCAGCACCGCTAAAAGCGAAGCCGTTTCGCTGCCATCAGCCAAATTGCTGACGAGTTCTAAATTGCGCTGCGTTTGAGCATCAAGCCAGACGAAGTCTTCACTACGATAGGGCTGCGGTACTTTCAGATGCGGCACGAACGTCCGTTGTGTCTCATTGACATACGACAGCAGCGCGCTGGCGGCCACCAAGGCACGGCGATGTCGCAAACCTAGCGATTCGACCACCTCACGTCCAAAGGCCCGCGTCAGCGTATTCAATGCGCGCTTGGCGACAAAATCCTCAGCAGACCGCGACGTAACAAATATCTCCGGAAAACGGCTTTTATCGAAGGTAACTCCTTCTGGCAGAAGCACCTCTCGTGGTTGGAATTTCGTCAACACATTCGGTAGCTCTGCCGCCGTGGTTTCAGCGATACGAAACTCTCCGGTCGCTAATTCAAGAAACGCAGTACCGATACGCTCCTTCTCAGTAAATATCGCAGCAAGCGTTTGTTCTTTGCCTTCAGTTTCAAAGAGGGTTCCAGGAGTAACAACGCGCACCACCTCACGTTGGATGAGGTTTCGTCCACGTTGCGGTCGCTCTGTCTGCTCACAGATGGCAACCTTGTAGCCCTTTTCGACCAGACGTGCGAGATATGCTTCCAAACGATAATGCGGCACGCCGCAGAGCGGAACACGCTCACGTCCTTTCCCGCATGGACGAGAGGTAAGCGTAATATCTAATTCGCGTGCGCCAACAGCTGCATCGTCATAAAACATCTCGTAGAAATCACCGAGACGAAAAAAGAGCAACGCCTCTGGATGTTGCACCTTTGCTTGGCGATATTGTTCCAGAAGGTCTGGTTCTGCTGCGCGTGGGGCTGCAGACGCCTCAGCTGAGATCGGTTTCTTCTTTTCCTTTGCCATCGCTCTGGGCGATTACAAACCACAATCGCTGGCATTGCACCAGAGCCTCGCTATTCAAGGTCAGGAACATTCTCGCCCAAAGAGCACGGCGAGTTCAGCGAGTCGTTCCCCAAGCTCAGGACGTAAGGCGTCAGGAAGGTATCGCCAGCGCCAATTCCCGAGTGGTTGCCCAGGCAAGTTCATCCGTCCTGCACTGCCTAATCCCAGGACATCCTGTAGCGGAATCACTGCCAGTGCAGCAATTGAACTCCAGGCCAAACGGATCAACTGCCAGTGCATATCATCGGTGCTCGTCCGATTCACATAGCGCAGTACTAAGGCTTGCGTTTCTGGACTGATCGAGTGAAACCACCCCAGGATTGTGTCGTTATCATGTGTTCCTGTGTACACGACATAACGAGAATCGGGATAGTTGTGAGGCAAATAGGGATTGTGCGCATCGCCGCCAAAAGCGAACTGAATGATCTTCATCCCCGGAAAACCAAACTGCAAGCGTAGGGCGTCGACCTCCGAGGTAATGACACCAAGATCTTCTGCGATCACAGGGAGTTCTCCCAGGGTAGCACGTATCTGAGAAAACAACGCTGCCCCTGGTCCTTTGATCCAGTGCCCATTCACAGCCGTTTCGTCACTTGCGGGAATAGACCAGTAGGCCTCGAAGCCGCGAAAGTGGTCGATACGCACGAGGTCAACCATCGCGAACGTCGAACGCACACGTTGTATCCACCAATCATGAACTGCCTGCACGAGCTGAGCATTCTCATCATGCCAGCGGTACAACGGATTTCCCCAGCGCTGGCCGGTCTCGCTAAAGTAATCCGGCGGTACACCGGCAACCGCTTGAGGTGCGTTGGTCTGCGGATCAAGCTGAAAGAGTTCGGGATGCGCCCACACTTCCGCACTGTCGAAACCGACATAGATAGGAAGATCACCGATTATTTTCACACCGTGTTGATTTGCGTACGCTTTGAGGCGTTGCCACTGGTGAAAAAAGAAGAACTGCTCATGTTGGTAGAAAAGTACATCACGGGCAAGCTGCGCGTTCCACTTCTCAAGTGTCGCAGGATGACGACGAGCAAGGTCCTCATCCCAGGTTTCCCACGACGCTTCGCACAATGTCGTGCGTAACGCCATGAACAACGCGTAATCATCAAGCCACCAATGATGTTGGTGACAAAAGGAATCGAACGCCACCTTTTGCGCTGCAGAAGCAGTAGTGGCAAACCGGTCTGACGCCATTCGGCAGAGCATCACTTTTAAGCGGCTCGCCGTCGGATAATCCACAGAGCCTTCGGGTAAAGCAGGGTGAGCGTCAAGAATAGCGGCAGGAAGAAGATCGTCTTCAACGAGCGTTTCGATACTGATAAACAATGGATTGCCGGCAAACGCAGAGAGGGCAACGTAGGGTGAGTAATCAACTCCCTCACTTGTCGGCCCAAGGGGCAGGACTTGCCACAAATGTTGTTGATGGGCCGCAAGGAAATCAACGAACCGATAGGCTTCTGGTCCGAAGTCGCCGATCCCGAAACGGCCTGGTAGTGAAGTGACATGAAGAAGAATGCCACCGGAACGGGCAAAGCCGGATTGCTCACTGTGTGGCATGAGTCTTCACGGTGCACAAGGCAACAGGGCAGGGAACATGCCCTGCCCTGTTGTCAAGATCAATTGTAACAGCAAAGAAAAGCGACGGATTACTTCCGCAACCCCTTCTCAAAGCCGCGGGTTGATTTCTCCGCGGCCCGTGCAGCTTCTTCGGCGGCGCGCTTCGCCTCTTCGGCTGCGGCCTTGGCTTCTTCAGCGGCACGACGAGCAGCATCAATATCTTCGGTACTTGCAACCGTAGGCGCAGGAGGTTGCGCGATGGCAGGTTCACGCACCTGCTGCATGCCACAACAGAAATCCCATGAGTGCGGCTTATGGCCAAAGACTTTCTTCAATTCTGGTTGCGATACCAAGGCATGAATCGGACGAGTCACGAGCCATTCGACGGCATAGCCCACTGGATGAAAGGCATAGGCCGCAATGCGCAAGGGATGCGCTTGCGAGTCGTCGTATCCATCGTAATAGCCTGGATAGAGCCCACACCCGACTTCTGCACTATAGTTCAAGCAGTCGTCCATATCAGACGACGCTACAGCAGAACCAGCCAGGAACAGAGCAGCAATTCCCAGCACCACCACGTGTTTCCAAACCTTCACATGATCCTCCTCCACTGACTGGATATCGGACAGTTTAGCCTTCTTCTTGCGCGCGCTCAACCTCTTGGCGCACAGTTTTACGTGCTGCGACCCGACGGTATTTTTTCTCGTCCTCCTTGGTCCGGGTTGGCGGTGGCAACTCTTTACGCACCCGTCGCAAGGCTTCAAGTTGGCTTATAGGTTGGTTTTTTTTGCGCACACGGGCAGTCATACGGTTCAAATTTCCGGGTTCAACTCTCATACAAGGCTACAGGGAGAGAACCAGCCCCTAAAGCCTGAAGCCTATAGCCTGTAGCCTTTTTTCTACTGACTCCTGCCTACTTCAGAACTCGCGCCACATCCTTAGCAAAATAAGTCAGGATAATGTCCGCCCCGGCTCGTTTGATCCCCGTCAGCATCTCCATCATTACCCGCTCTTCATCGAGCCAACCGTTCAACGCTGCTGCTTTGATCATGGCATATTCGCCACTGACGTTGTATGCAGCTATCGGATAGTTAAACTTTTCCTTGACCCGACGGATGATGTCGAGATACGGCAGCGCAGGTTTGACCATCACGATGTCCGCGCCTTCGGCAATGTCCATTTCTACTTCACGCAACGCTTCTTCAGCATTCGGTGGGTCCATCTGATAGGAACGGCGATCGCCAAACTGCGGTGTGGACTCGGCAGCCTCACGAAACGGGCCATAGAACCCAGAAGCAAACTTTGCGGAATAGGCCATGATCGGGATATGGGGAAAGCCTTCACTGTCGAGCGCCTGGCGAATCGCGCCAATACGTCCATCCATCATGTCTGACGGCGCAACCATATCAGCGCCAGCTCGTGCATGCGACAGCGATTCTTTCACCAGGATCTCTAGTGTTGCGTCATTGTCGACATCGTGCCCTTTGATAATGCCGCAATGACCATGATCGGTGTATTCACAAAAGCACACATCGGTAATCAACGTCAGGCCAGGGATCTGCTCTTTCAGCGCTCGGAGCGCCCGTTGAATGATGCCATCGTCATTATAGGCATCGGACCCAACCGCATCTTTGTGGTCAGGAATGCCAAAGAGAATCACCCCAGGGATACCCAGGTCGCGAATCGCTTTACATTCTTCCACCGCACGGTCAACTGACAATTGCGCAACGCCAGGCATTGAAGAGATCGGATTGGTCACTCGCGTTCCCGGTACGATAAACAGCGGCATAATGAGGTCATCGACCGTGAGCTTCGTCTCACGGATCAAACGGCGGAAATTTTCATTTCTACGCAGCCGACGAGGCCGGTAAATGGGGAAACGCATGGGAACACCTCATTTTTCGAACACGACAGCACCGTGCCCCTACTGAATGCTGACTACTGACTCCTGACTACTTTGCCAAAATACTCCACGATCGCTTCAGTAAATCCAGGAATGGTATACACACTCGCCTGCACCGCCACGGTCAGGCCGTATTCTCGGACCGTGTCTGCAGTAATCGGTCCGATACAGCCAATATGGGTCGTCTGCAAAAGCTGAAAGAGATTCTCCTCAGGAAATGCCGCAACAAAGTTCCGTACCGTGCTTGAACTGGTAAAGGTCACCAGGTCGATCTTGGCCGCTGACAACAGGGCACGGACCTTTTCTGTCTCTGCCGATTGCGGGCGTCGAGTTTCGTACACCGGAATCTCATCAACCTGCGCTCCAAGCGCCCGTAACTCTTTTGGTAACACATACCGTGCTTCGGCAGCCCGAGGAAGCAAGATGCGCTGGCCACGTACCTCTCCCAACACCGTCACCAACGCTTCTGCTCGATACTCTGCAGGGACGGCATGCACCTGGAGAGACAGATCATTCACTGCGCGTGCGGTTTCTGGTCCAATCGTTGCCACTTTCAAGTGTCGTAATGTTTCGGCAGATTTCCCACAGGCGGTGAGGCGCTCGGTGAAGAATTTCACACCGTTCACACTGGTGAAAAGCAACCAGTGATACTGTCCAATCTGTTCCAGCGCTGCATCGAGCCGCGCGTACGCGGCAACCGGAACCGTCTCGATCGTCGGAAACAGTATCACCTCAGCGCCATATTGTTCGAGAGTTTCCGCGAACCCTCGCGATTGCGTGCGCGGTCGCGTTACGACAATGCGGCGATTGAGGAGGGGCTTGTTTGTAACAGTAACAGTTGTGGTTGGCATAAACGTGATGCGTGTTACGTGATGCGTGATTTTTGTGGTAACGGCTCGCGTGTGGCAGCCTACGTACCACGTTTCACGCAACACGTTCTATTGACTACGTTTCACAGTCTTTCTAACCCCCTCATAATTTCCTCTCCACCTTGCGCTAACAAGCGCTCTGCTAACAAGGAACCAACGTCTTCAGCGGTATCTTTCGCTCCGTTTTGTTCACCGCGAATCACCTTCGTGCCATCGGGACTGGCAATAAGCGCAGTTAAATGCACCATCCCAGACTCAGCTTTTCCTTTCGCTGCCAGTGGGGTTCGGCAACTGCCACCCATACGGCGTAGAAAAGCGCGTTCTGCAATAACAGCAACCGCTGTAGTCTCATGATGCAAAGGACGGACTCGGGCGACGACTTCTACATCATCAGCGCGTGTTTCGATCCCAAGTGCCCCCTGACCAATCGCCGGAAGAAATTCGTACTCATCAAGAATCTGACTGTTCGGTGGCATGAGCCCCAAACGTTTGAGCCCGGCTGCCGCCAAAATCGTCGCGTCCACCACACCTTCATGCTGCTTACGCAGTCGCGAATCAACATTACCACGTAAGAGTTCAATCTGGAGCCCAGGATGCAAGTGCAACAAGAGCGCCTGTCGTCGCAGGCTACTGGTGCCAACTCGTGTTCCATTTGGCAGTTGCGTCAGAGTTTCACCATTGCGCGAGATCAACACATCACGTGGATCTTCACGTTCAGGAATAGCACTCAGAGTGAGCCCTGGCGGCAAATCTCCGGGCAGATCTTTGATCGAATGCACGGCGACATCTACGGTCTTCGACAATAGTGCAT
Coding sequences within:
- a CDS encoding uroporphyrinogen-III synthase is translated as MPTTTVTVTNKPLLNRRIVVTRPRTQSRGFAETLEQYGAEVILFPTIETVPVAAYARLDAALEQIGQYHWLLFTSVNGVKFFTERLTACGKSAETLRHLKVATIGPETARAVNDLSLQVHAVPAEYRAEALVTVLGEVRGQRILLPRAAEARYVLPKELRALGAQVDEIPVYETRRPQSAETEKVRALLSAAKIDLVTFTSSSTVRNFVAAFPEENLFQLLQTTHIGCIGPITADTVREYGLTVAVQASVYTIPGFTEAIVEYFGKVVRSQ
- the mutS gene encoding DNA mismatch repair protein MutS, whose protein sequence is MAKEKKKPISAEASAAPRAAEPDLLEQYRQAKVQHPEALLFFRLGDFYEMFYDDAAVGARELDITLTSRPCGKGRERVPLCGVPHYRLEAYLARLVEKGYKVAICEQTERPQRGRNLIQREVVRVVTPGTLFETEGKEQTLAAIFTEKERIGTAFLELATGEFRIAETTAAELPNVLTKFQPREVLLPEGVTFDKSRFPEIFVTSRSAEDFVAKRALNTLTRAFGREVVESLGLRHRRALVAASALLSYVNETQRTFVPHLKVPQPYRSEDFVWLDAQTQRNLELVSNLADGSETASLLAVLDSTCTRMGKCRLRHWLLHPLVIVEKIRQRQDAIAGLVTLATLRIELQAVLATILDLERLTSRITSAIATPRDLSALRSSLAPLPRLLELLNPVTDPLLSALREQLDTLGDIHKELQRILVDEPRAVAKEGGLIRTGASTELDELRAIQTDGSDWLATFEQQERERTAIANLRVGFNRVFGYYLEVTKSHLSLVPKTYQRRQTLAHAERFVTEKLKRFEEKVLSANDRSKELEYEMFVHLREQVASQAERLRLTADIVGTIDVLCSLAEVAAKKNWVRPTVTDKYDVHITEGRHPVVEALTGSFVPNDLVLDEQTYLILLTGPNAAGKSTYVRQTALLVILAQIGSFIPAESATMGVVDRIFTRVGAADFLARGLSTFMVEMQEAANILQQATAKSLIVLDEVGRGTGTSDGQAIAHAVAELLARDIKAKTLFTTHYHELARLADALPGIANARLEVREENEEVTFLYKVVPGAAQKSYGVYVAKLAGLPSEVIERAKEILADCELQLCSMPKLNTLPVGQAVSAIAGGHSPPYLGKEVQSILDKLAGVDLLHTTPLEALMLLAELKKSLS
- a CDS encoding 2OG-Fe(II) oxygenase, coding for MKGVGKVIYNPTVLASLPTRAATFQHAQPFKHVVIDDLFDVHFLQQRAEEFYPTDDPRWQRFENDNEGKLAVSNSEQYLPPRIREFVRELNAEPFLKHLVTLTGIEGLIPDPYLGGAGMHCIPRGGKLGIHADFNIHPLMQLDRRLNLLIYLNKDWQESYGGHLELWDRTMQHCVQRILPLFNRTVLFLTDDYSFHGHPEPLNCPPDRVRKSIAMYYYTNGRPESERHASGSHGTLFQAQPRHDHPTALVAPTAASAQTLNSFVSLAKRWLGWSHK
- the hemB gene encoding porphobilinogen synthase; the protein is MRFPIYRPRRLRRNENFRRLIRETKLTVDDLIMPLFIVPGTRVTNPISSMPGVAQLSVDRAVEECKAIRDLGIPGVILFGIPDHKDAVGSDAYNDDGIIQRALRALKEQIPGLTLITDVCFCEYTDHGHCGIIKGHDVDNDATLEILVKESLSHARAGADMVAPSDMMDGRIGAIRQALDSEGFPHIPIMAYSAKFASGFYGPFREAAESTPQFGDRRSYQMDPPNAEEALREVEMDIAEGADIVMVKPALPYLDIIRRVKEKFNYPIAAYNVSGEYAMIKAAALNGWLDEERVMMEMLTGIKRAGADIILTYFAKDVARVLK
- a CDS encoding iron-containing alcohol dehydrogenase; translation: MTARVRKKNQPISQLEALRRVRKELPPPTRTKEDEKKYRRVAARKTVRQEVERAQEEG
- the malQ gene encoding 4-alpha-glucanotransferase, which codes for MPHSEQSGFARSGGILLHVTSLPGRFGIGDFGPEAYRFVDFLAAHQQHLWQVLPLGPTSEGVDYSPYVALSAFAGNPLFISIETLVEDDLLPAAILDAHPALPEGSVDYPTASRLKVMLCRMASDRFATTASAAQKVAFDSFCHQHHWWLDDYALFMALRTTLCEASWETWDEDLARRHPATLEKWNAQLARDVLFYQHEQFFFFHQWQRLKAYANQHGVKIIGDLPIYVGFDSAEVWAHPELFQLDPQTNAPQAVAGVPPDYFSETGQRWGNPLYRWHDENAQLVQAVHDWWIQRVRSTFAMVDLVRIDHFRGFEAYWSIPASDETAVNGHWIKGPGAALFSQIRATLGELPVIAEDLGVITSEVDALRLQFGFPGMKIIQFAFGGDAHNPYLPHNYPDSRYVVYTGTHDNDTILGWFHSISPETQALVLRYVNRTSTDDMHWQLIRLAWSSIAALAVIPLQDVLGLGSAGRMNLPGQPLGNWRWRYLPDALRPELGERLAELAVLFGRECS
- the hemC gene encoding hydroxymethylbilane synthase, which produces MTVNKMRLRIGTRGSALALWQAEWVKSRLEHLWSDLQIELVPIKTSGDRIQDVSLSTIGGKGLFVKEIEDALLSKTVDVAVHSIKDLPGDLPPGLTLSAIPEREDPRDVLISRNGETLTQLPNGTRVGTSSLRRQALLLHLHPGLQIELLRGNVDSRLRKQHEGVVDATILAAAGLKRLGLMPPNSQILDEYEFLPAIGQGALGIETRADDVEVVARVRPLHHETTAVAVIAERAFLRRMGGSCRTPLAAKGKAESGMVHLTALIASPDGTKVIRGEQNGAKDTAEDVGSLLAERLLAQGGEEIMRGLERL